A window of Desulfolucanica intricata genomic DNA:
TTAGCTTATGCTGTGTCACCCATTGATTTAATTCCCGGTTTCATCCCGGTAGTAGGTCAGCTTGATGATATAGTGGTAGCTCTTACTGCTCTGGTCAAAGTATTAAAGGAAATTCCGGCCGTGGATAGAACAACTTATATTTCCGAGTTTGAGTTAACAATGAGAGAAATAGAAGGAGATCTTGCCGCATCTAAGAATGCCATGTATTACTTGACAGGAAAAGCTGTTAATTATGCAGGTAAGGGGGCGAAATATACCGGTAAAACCATTGTAAAGTTAACCGTTAAAGGAATATATTCTTTGATAAAGAAATCAAACAAAGCTTTCGGAAAATAGGTGTCTTGACACCATATTGATAGTATGATATGGTAACTTTGAGATGAGTTAAGTTTAAAAGTGAGTATTGAGTTGAGAGAAGCTGAGATGAGTCGGATAAATTTGTTT
This region includes:
- a CDS encoding YkvA family protein, encoding MNEKIKEDIANIVNRMPRYGKLIYKLYRDPLISKKQKAILSVGLAYAVSPIDLIPGFIPVVGQLDDIVVALTALVKVLKEIPAVDRTTYISEFELTMREIEGDLAASKNAMYYLTGKAVNYAGKGAKYTGKTIVKLTVKGIYSLIKKSNKAFGK